One window of Bacillota bacterium genomic DNA carries:
- a CDS encoding ABC transporter permease has translation MRRSPASSNAPARSRTEMRQKVRTALGSLLQVVLAAGVGLAIGAIMMNATGYDWKEALQALWLGSFGDLWGFADTLAEATPLILTGLTFALSFRAGYFNIGAQGQMIIGALVAVAIGSSLAAPKPIGMIVVILAAAAAGALWAMPASLLRVTRGVHEVITTIMFNWIATYLARYLVFNVLNDPRSAERTVRVLPEVRMGTIIAGADATWALFVSVFIALFFYWLLWHSPWGFEMRIAGLNREALRYAGGSPTWGVHMTFLLAGVAAGVAGATQIIGRPPTFALYGDLSNLGQLGFDGIAVALVGRNHPIGIIFAAIFFGALSTGARTMQIMAGVPLDLIRVVHGVVIMAMAAPETWSILRRYIASRVPARASAAAASRAER, from the coding sequence ATGCGGCGGTCGCCCGCTAGTTCCAACGCCCCGGCACGGTCAAGAACGGAAATGCGGCAAAAGGTGCGGACCGCTCTTGGCTCGCTGCTGCAAGTCGTGCTCGCGGCCGGCGTCGGTTTGGCCATCGGCGCCATCATGATGAACGCCACGGGCTACGACTGGAAGGAAGCGCTGCAGGCCCTGTGGCTGGGGTCGTTCGGCGACCTGTGGGGCTTTGCCGACACGCTGGCCGAAGCGACGCCGCTGATTCTGACCGGCCTGACGTTCGCGCTGAGCTTCCGGGCCGGCTACTTCAACATCGGCGCCCAAGGCCAGATGATTATCGGCGCCCTGGTGGCGGTAGCCATCGGCTCGTCGCTTGCGGCGCCGAAGCCCATCGGCATGATCGTGGTCATTCTGGCGGCTGCCGCCGCCGGCGCCTTGTGGGCGATGCCGGCGTCGCTGCTGCGGGTGACGCGCGGCGTGCACGAGGTTATTACGACCATCATGTTCAACTGGATTGCGACGTACCTGGCTCGCTACCTCGTGTTCAACGTGCTGAACGACCCGCGCAGCGCCGAACGTACCGTGCGCGTTCTGCCGGAAGTGCGCATGGGAACCATCATCGCGGGCGCCGACGCCACGTGGGCGCTGTTTGTGTCCGTGTTTATCGCGCTGTTCTTCTACTGGCTGCTGTGGCATTCGCCGTGGGGCTTTGAGATGCGGATCGCGGGCCTCAACCGCGAAGCGCTGCGCTACGCCGGCGGGAGTCCGACCTGGGGCGTGCACATGACGTTCCTCCTGGCGGGCGTGGCGGCCGGCGTGGCCGGCGCTACCCAGATCATCGGTCGTCCTCCTACCTTCGCCCTCTACGGCGACTTGTCGAACCTCGGCCAGCTGGGCTTTGACGGCATCGCCGTCGCGCTGGTCGGCCGCAACCATCCGATCGGCATCATCTTTGCTGCCATCTTCTTCGGCGCTCTGAGCACCGGCGCGCGGACGATGCAGATCATGGCCGGCGTGCCGCTCGACCTGATCCGGGTCGTGCACGGCGTCGTCATCATGGCCATGGCTGCGCCGGAGACGTGGTCCATCCTGCGCCGGTACATCGCTTCCCGTGTTCCTGCCCGCGCCAGCGCGGCCGCGGCGTCGCGGGCGGAGCGGTGA
- a CDS encoding ABC transporter permease, with amino-acid sequence MIFSSLLINALHAMVPITVTATGEILSERAGLVNIGMEGILLISAFAAVVGAEAGGPLLGMLVGMLAGALIGLIHGIITIYFRGDQTISGVGINVLGAGLVAFGLVWQWGQAGFHQVPRAVRFPHIATPFGSLSPMVFVAIALALLTYYLINYTNLGLKLKAVGENPAAADAAGVSVERVRLFGAIYAGALAGLAGAYLSIDWLATVTRSLPAGRGFIALATVVFSGLNPLLAIVGGMIFGFFDGLALVVSTSREVTRVIPYQFIQMLPYVVTLLVVAGVIGRARFPRASGQPYRRE; translated from the coding sequence ATGATATTTTCATCGCTGCTCATTAACGCCTTGCACGCGATGGTTCCGATTACGGTAACGGCCACGGGCGAGATCCTCAGCGAGCGCGCGGGCCTGGTCAACATCGGCATGGAAGGCATTCTCCTCATCTCCGCCTTTGCCGCCGTCGTGGGCGCGGAAGCGGGAGGCCCGCTGCTCGGGATGCTGGTCGGCATGCTGGCGGGCGCCCTGATCGGCCTGATCCACGGAATTATCACCATTTACTTCCGTGGCGACCAGACCATCAGCGGCGTCGGCATCAACGTGTTGGGCGCCGGGTTGGTGGCGTTCGGCCTCGTGTGGCAGTGGGGGCAGGCCGGCTTCCACCAGGTGCCGCGGGCCGTGCGTTTCCCCCACATCGCCACGCCCTTCGGTTCCTTGAGCCCGATGGTGTTCGTGGCCATCGCGTTGGCGCTGCTGACCTACTACCTGATCAACTACACGAACCTGGGCCTGAAGCTGAAGGCGGTCGGCGAAAACCCGGCGGCGGCCGACGCCGCAGGTGTGTCGGTGGAACGGGTGCGCCTGTTCGGGGCCATCTACGCCGGCGCATTGGCTGGCTTGGCCGGCGCGTACCTGTCCATTGACTGGCTGGCCACGGTGACGCGCAGCCTGCCGGCGGGCCGCGGCTTTATCGCCCTCGCGACCGTGGTGTTCAGCGGCCTCAACCCGCTGCTGGCCATCGTGGGCGGCATGATTTTCGGCTTCTTCGACGGCCTGGCGCTGGTCGTGTCGACCAGCCGGGAAGTCACCCGGGTCATTCCGTACCAGTTCATTCAGATGCTGCCGTACGTGGTGACGCTGCTGGTCGTCGCGGGCGTCATCGGCCGGGCTCGCTTCCCGAGGGCCAGCGGCCAGCCGTACCGGCGCGAGTAA